One Pseudorhodoplanes sinuspersici DNA segment encodes these proteins:
- a CDS encoding TldD/PmbA family protein, translated as MKALLDQSALTDLAERLVEAAQKAGADAADAVAVRSVSIGVEVRDGALEESERSEGDDVGLRVFVGRKQAVVSTNDIGRADVDTLASRAVAMARVAPDDLYAGLADKQRLSHRHPELDLVDPDIPDVSELENRAHTAERAGLAVKGVSKSGGASASAGIGGMVLVTSDGFHGAYLASRRGFSMMAIAGEGTGMERDYDYTSALHESDLEAPEEVGRRAGERAIRRINPRKVKTQQVPVIFEPRVASSLIGHLAGAANGASVARKSSFLKDKLGEKIFASGIRVVDDPLRKRGLRSHPFDGEGVAVKKMNLVEDGVLTSWFLDSATARELGMTTTGHASRGVSSPPSPSPTNLHLEPGALTPEQLIAETGTGFYVTDLIGMGTNLVTGDYSRGAAGFWIENGELTYAVSEVTIAGHLFDMFRTLTPANDLAFKYGTNAPTLRVEGLTVAGQ; from the coding sequence ATGAAAGCCCTCCTCGATCAATCCGCCCTCACAGACCTTGCCGAAAGGCTGGTTGAAGCCGCTCAAAAAGCCGGTGCCGACGCGGCGGACGCGGTTGCCGTCCGCTCCGTCTCCATCGGCGTCGAAGTGCGGGACGGCGCACTGGAAGAATCAGAACGATCCGAAGGTGACGATGTTGGCCTGCGGGTCTTTGTCGGACGCAAGCAGGCGGTGGTGTCCACCAATGACATCGGTCGCGCCGATGTCGATACACTGGCCTCGCGCGCTGTCGCGATGGCGCGCGTTGCGCCTGACGACCTTTATGCAGGGCTCGCCGACAAGCAACGGCTGTCTCATCGGCATCCGGAGCTCGATCTGGTCGATCCCGACATTCCCGACGTTTCGGAACTTGAGAACAGGGCCCACACGGCTGAACGCGCCGGCCTCGCCGTTAAAGGCGTTTCCAAATCCGGCGGCGCTTCGGCATCGGCTGGCATTGGCGGCATGGTGCTGGTGACCAGCGACGGCTTCCACGGAGCCTATCTCGCATCGCGCCGCGGATTTTCGATGATGGCCATTGCCGGCGAAGGCACTGGCATGGAGCGCGACTATGACTATACGTCGGCGCTGCATGAGAGCGATCTTGAAGCCCCTGAAGAAGTGGGCCGCAGAGCGGGCGAGCGCGCCATCCGCCGCATCAATCCACGCAAGGTGAAGACCCAGCAGGTCCCGGTGATTTTCGAGCCGCGTGTCGCGAGTTCGCTGATCGGTCATCTTGCCGGTGCTGCGAATGGCGCGTCGGTCGCGCGCAAGTCGAGTTTCCTGAAGGACAAGCTGGGCGAAAAGATCTTTGCATCCGGCATCCGGGTCGTCGACGATCCGCTGCGCAAGCGCGGATTGCGCTCGCATCCCTTCGATGGCGAAGGCGTTGCCGTGAAGAAGATGAATCTCGTCGAGGACGGCGTGCTGACATCGTGGTTCCTCGACAGCGCAACCGCGCGCGAACTCGGCATGACCACCACCGGCCATGCGTCGCGTGGCGTCTCCTCGCCGCCGTCGCCATCGCCGACCAACCTGCATCTCGAGCCCGGCGCATTGACGCCGGAGCAACTGATCGCCGAAACCGGCACCGGATTCTATGTGACCGATCTGATCGGCATGGGTACCAATCTCGTGACCGGCGACTACAGCCGCGGCGCTGCCGGATTCTGGATCGAGAATGGCGAACTGACTTACGCGGTCAGCGAGGTGACGATTGCCGGACATCTGTTCGACATGTTCCGGACATTGACGCCTGCGAATGACTTGGCATTCAAATACGGCACGAACGCGCCGACGTTGCGCGTGGAGGGTCTGACTGTTGCCGGACAATGA
- a CDS encoding DUF6101 family protein — protein MPAGSGRTMRLDPFALPIRFPANDAGADGQMRQIELDRDRVVLRRAVRGMRMKIHLSVDAFTGITLVTPAADGDTASIILDHCDPLLSIPLLDGVAVDEATVVWKAWGRVLGLALRQRGQDGQVCEVHPGRRTLQMEAVVSRRRRRSSIRKRRPSIFLRRKPGRHIALSVVHRDEREIIARN, from the coding sequence ATGCCTGCCGGGTCGGGCCGTACCATGCGGCTCGACCCCTTCGCTTTGCCTATCCGCTTCCCGGCGAATGATGCCGGGGCAGATGGGCAGATGCGGCAGATCGAACTTGATCGTGATCGCGTGGTGCTGCGGCGCGCGGTCCGCGGAATGCGGATGAAAATCCATCTTTCCGTCGATGCATTCACGGGGATCACCTTGGTGACCCCGGCTGCGGATGGTGACACCGCATCCATCATTCTCGACCACTGCGATCCGTTGCTGTCGATTCCGCTGCTGGATGGCGTGGCAGTCGACGAAGCCACCGTCGTATGGAAGGCGTGGGGCCGTGTGCTCGGCCTTGCCTTGCGGCAGCGTGGGCAAGATGGTCAGGTCTGCGAAGTGCATCCCGGCCGTCGCACGCTACAGATGGAAGCGGTGGTCAGCCGCAGGCGCCGTCGTTCTTCGATCCGCAAGCGCCGTCCGTCGATCTTTCTTCGGCGCAAGCCCGGCCGCCATATTGCATTGTCGGTCGTGCACCGCGACGAGCGTGAGATCATCGCCCGCAACTAG
- the ubiA gene encoding 4-hydroxybenzoate octaprenyltransferase has protein sequence MTGAAGRVADSTGNWVDTAAPLWLRPYLRLARLDRPIGSWLLLMPCWWSAGLAAIAAGRPYPDPWQCLLFFIGAFVMRGAGCTWNDITDRDLDAMVERTRSRPIPSGQVTVKQALAFLILQALIGLVVLLQFNAFTILLGILSLTTVAIYPFLKRVTHWPQIGLGLAFSWGALMGWPAVFGRLDPAAFILYAGSIAWVIAYDTIYAHQDREDDALIGIKSTAILFSQNTKPMLAVFFSLAVVLIGIAGWLAGAGLIFAIGIAAFALHLAWQVQRLDISDSALCLRLFKSNRDAGLILFAAMILDAAARHLG, from the coding sequence ATGACCGGAGCCGCAGGGCGCGTCGCCGATTCGACCGGCAATTGGGTCGATACGGCCGCGCCGCTGTGGTTGCGGCCCTATCTTCGGCTGGCGCGGCTCGATCGGCCAATCGGCTCCTGGCTCCTCCTGATGCCTTGCTGGTGGTCAGCCGGCCTCGCCGCGATCGCCGCAGGACGCCCGTATCCAGATCCGTGGCAATGTCTCTTGTTCTTCATCGGCGCCTTCGTGATGCGCGGCGCCGGCTGCACCTGGAATGACATCACCGACCGCGATCTCGATGCCATGGTGGAGCGGACACGATCACGCCCTATTCCATCCGGTCAGGTGACGGTCAAACAGGCGCTCGCGTTTCTCATTCTGCAGGCCTTGATCGGACTCGTGGTGCTGCTGCAATTCAATGCCTTCACGATCCTGTTGGGCATTCTTTCGCTGACAACCGTTGCGATCTATCCGTTCCTGAAACGCGTGACCCATTGGCCGCAGATCGGGCTTGGCCTTGCGTTCTCATGGGGCGCGCTGATGGGCTGGCCGGCGGTATTCGGTCGGCTCGATCCTGCGGCCTTCATTCTTTATGCGGGTTCGATCGCCTGGGTGATCGCCTATGACACGATCTACGCGCATCAGGACCGCGAAGACGATGCGCTGATCGGCATCAAATCGACCGCGATCCTGTTCTCGCAAAACACCAAGCCGATGCTTGCGGTTTTCTTTTCGCTCGCTGTCGTGCTGATCGGCATCGCCGGTTGGCTCGCCGGTGCCGGATTGATTTTTGCAATCGGCATCGCCGCCTTCGCCCTGCATCTCGCATGGCAGGTGCAACGGCTCGACATCTCGGATTCCGCTTTATGCCTGCGGCTGTTCAAGTCCAATCGCGACGCCGGTTTGATCCTGTTCGCCGCGATGATCCTCGATGCTGCCGCAAGGCACCTCGGCTAG
- a CDS encoding 16S rRNA (uracil(1498)-N(3))-methyltransferase, which translates to MPPRYDFRTPRLFVADALSAGTAVPLDKGQSNYLANVLRLGAGDAVLVFNGRDGEWLAALQPEGRKTVSLSIAEQTRPQHEPCDLHYLFAPLKHARLDYMVQKAVELGVSRLQPVTTRHTQAARVNLERMQANAIEAAEQCGILTIADVVEAMPLAKVLETWSDGRVLIFCDEDAEVRDPIAALSVVQKGTPLAVLIGPEGGFAEDERTMLLRQPNVVRLALGPRILRADTAAVAALSVVQSVLGDWS; encoded by the coding sequence ATGCCGCCGCGATACGATTTCCGGACCCCACGACTATTCGTCGCAGACGCTCTCAGCGCCGGCACCGCCGTTCCGCTCGACAAAGGCCAGTCGAATTACCTGGCGAATGTGCTCCGGCTGGGTGCGGGCGATGCGGTGCTGGTGTTCAACGGACGGGACGGCGAGTGGCTCGCGGCGTTGCAACCGGAGGGCCGCAAGACCGTTTCGTTGTCCATCGCCGAACAGACGCGGCCCCAGCATGAACCTTGCGACCTGCATTATCTGTTCGCGCCGCTGAAGCATGCTCGGCTCGATTACATGGTTCAAAAGGCGGTGGAACTCGGGGTGTCGCGTCTTCAGCCCGTGACCACGCGCCACACCCAGGCGGCGCGCGTGAATCTCGAGCGCATGCAGGCCAATGCGATCGAGGCGGCAGAGCAGTGCGGCATCCTCACCATCGCCGACGTCGTTGAAGCGATGCCGCTCGCAAAAGTGCTGGAGACGTGGTCGGACGGGCGCGTCCTGATCTTTTGCGATGAGGATGCCGAGGTTCGTGATCCGATCGCCGCGTTGTCTGTGGTACAGAAGGGAACTCCCCTGGCTGTTCTGATCGGACCGGAGGGTGGCTTCGCCGAGGATGAGCGTACGATGCTGCTGCGCCAGCCGAATGTTGTGCGGCTCGCCCTTGGTCCGCGCATCTTGCGTGCGGACACAGCCGCCGTGGCCGCGCTGAGTGTGGTTCAATCCGTGCTCGGCGACTGGAGCTGA
- a CDS encoding Gfo/Idh/MocA family protein — MEVAVIGTGWCGGIRSETLSRSALVKKLHVCEIRPDRLKEIAALTNAATATLDYQDIVKNPDIKVVYISTTPEQTHYPIARDCLKAGKHVLLEKPIAMELFEADELIALSKRNNVKFTIGYSQRFNTKFAYAKKKLGDGTLGRPVSVMVSRHLSRSLGKKIASRVRLSPAAMESTHDLDMVFWLLEPAKPVRVYSQGAYGYMQPVNGSYDVMWSTVTMDNGVLVAIGGGWNLPPSYPNYCATWIEVTGTEGSLFLDDTHRDNWLNTVKEGTQYPMSTMPGEQVDHVFAGQMGPETIHFLESCILDRPVMVTPESARMVMQCYLAADLSAELNEPVDIPLSNQALSALADIKSEQNNVAAGGAR, encoded by the coding sequence ATGGAGGTGGCCGTCATTGGAACCGGCTGGTGCGGGGGAATCCGTTCGGAGACCCTGTCGCGGTCGGCTTTGGTGAAAAAGCTGCATGTCTGCGAAATCCGGCCCGACCGCTTGAAGGAAATCGCCGCCCTGACCAATGCGGCGACGGCGACACTCGACTACCAGGACATCGTCAAAAATCCGGACATCAAGGTCGTTTATATCTCCACCACGCCGGAGCAAACGCATTATCCGATCGCGCGCGATTGCCTAAAAGCCGGCAAGCATGTGCTTCTCGAAAAACCGATCGCGATGGAGTTGTTTGAAGCCGATGAATTGATCGCGCTGTCGAAGCGCAACAATGTGAAATTCACCATCGGCTATTCGCAGCGCTTCAATACCAAATTCGCCTACGCGAAGAAGAAGCTGGGCGACGGCACCTTGGGCAGGCCGGTGTCGGTAATGGTGAGCCGGCATCTGAGCCGCAGCCTCGGCAAGAAGATCGCAAGCCGCGTGCGGCTGTCACCCGCTGCGATGGAATCCACGCACGACCTCGACATGGTGTTCTGGCTGCTGGAGCCTGCGAAGCCCGTCCGCGTCTATTCGCAGGGTGCGTACGGTTATATGCAGCCGGTCAACGGCTCCTACGACGTCATGTGGTCGACGGTGACCATGGATAATGGCGTGCTGGTTGCGATCGGCGGCGGCTGGAATTTGCCGCCGAGTTATCCGAATTATTGCGCGACCTGGATCGAGGTCACCGGTACGGAAGGCTCGCTCTTTCTCGACGATACCCATCGCGACAATTGGCTGAATACGGTCAAGGAGGGCACGCAATATCCGATGTCGACCATGCCGGGCGAGCAGGTGGACCATGTCTTCGCCGGCCAGATGGGCCCTGAGACGATCCATTTCCTGGAAAGCTGCATCCTCGACCGCCCGGTGATGGTGACACCCGAAAGCGCACGCATGGTGATGCAATGTTATCTCGCCGCCGATCTGTCGGCGGAACTGAACGAGCCGGTCGATATCCCGCTCTCCAATCAGGCACTGTCGGCGCTCGCCGACATCAAGTCCGAACAGAACAACGTTGCGGCCGGCGGTGCGCGATGA
- a CDS encoding Gfo/Idh/MocA family protein: MKKPVKKIGLAIVGAGRVGLFRGEVAARHPAVEWIGVADIKPDRAKLVGEKCGADFVTTDFRELLKRPEVNAVIVATDEHLHVDPIMAAVERGLPILIEKPLATDLGESARVLAAIERAKIDAVVGYTQRFRRRWLAAKEKVRSNALGDVTLVTSRAFMNRLVAIDNYVRTDDPSTISPMVISGTHALDIVMWCMEAKTPVECYARSIDKVLGPSHQGIDATAGMIMFSDGSVYHLNISWALPVTWPGAVYSLEVGIVGADGVLTIDDTHRDIVLAVSKPQAEGYAPDTSRLVDFMGSYPPGDMALGELRGPMREETDSWLNRVALGIATPAATAAEAHNRLMLTKALDLSAKLKKPVALPLEPEQLEKEYRKSA; this comes from the coding sequence ATGAAAAAGCCGGTCAAGAAGATCGGGCTCGCTATCGTTGGTGCCGGGCGCGTGGGACTGTTCCGCGGCGAAGTGGCGGCGCGGCATCCCGCGGTTGAATGGATCGGCGTCGCCGACATCAAGCCGGACCGTGCCAAGCTGGTGGGCGAAAAATGTGGAGCGGATTTCGTCACAACCGATTTCCGCGAATTGCTGAAACGGCCGGAAGTGAATGCCGTCATTGTCGCCACTGACGAACATCTGCATGTCGATCCGATCATGGCGGCCGTCGAACGCGGCCTGCCGATCCTGATCGAAAAGCCGCTGGCCACCGACCTCGGCGAATCCGCACGCGTGCTCGCCGCCATCGAACGCGCCAAGATCGACGCCGTCGTCGGCTATACGCAGCGCTTCCGTCGACGCTGGCTAGCCGCCAAGGAGAAGGTGCGTAGCAATGCTCTCGGCGATGTCACGCTCGTGACGTCGCGCGCCTTCATGAACCGCCTTGTCGCGATCGATAATTATGTCCGCACCGACGACCCCTCGACCATATCGCCGATGGTGATTTCAGGCACGCACGCGCTCGATATCGTCATGTGGTGCATGGAGGCCAAGACGCCGGTCGAATGTTACGCGCGCTCGATCGACAAGGTGCTGGGGCCATCGCATCAAGGCATCGACGCCACCGCCGGCATGATCATGTTCTCGGACGGCAGTGTTTATCATCTGAATATCTCCTGGGCGCTTCCCGTCACCTGGCCGGGCGCCGTTTACAGCTTAGAGGTTGGCATTGTCGGCGCCGACGGCGTGCTCACCATTGACGACACGCATCGCGACATCGTGCTCGCCGTCTCGAAACCGCAGGCGGAAGGCTACGCGCCCGACACGTCGCGCCTCGTCGATTTCATGGGCAGCTATCCGCCCGGCGACATGGCGCTCGGCGAATTGCGTGGCCCCATGCGTGAAGAAACCGATTCCTGGCTCAATCGCGTCGCACTCGGCATCGCGACGCCAGCGGCGACAGCGGCGGAAGCGCATAACCGGCTGATGCTGACGAAGGCACTCGACCTATCGGCAAAACTCAAAAAGCCGGTGGCGCTGCCGCTGGAGCCCGAACAACTGGAGAAGGAGTACCGCAAGAGCGCGTAG
- a CDS encoding Bug family tripartite tricarboxylate transporter substrate binding protein, with the protein MKTRRLTRLLGALSVILSLSGAAAQTTNYPNQPIRMIVPFAPGGASDFVARIIQPKLSALLGQQIYIENKAGAAGNIGLDVAARAPADGYHLFLGNVGTVGINPYIFKDLNLKPLESFTPISILADTPSLLVANPNFPPNNVKELIDYVRARPGKVNYASPGSGSMDRLEMELFRQLAKLDMNHVPYKGGAAPAVNDVIAGHVELMFATISSTLPHVKAGKLKAFTVSTPQRVEALADVPTIIESGFPQALASSWQGLLVPAGTPQPVVDKIYDAVVQVMRDAEVKKRFADVGVIATYSKSPEDFRTYIVNDAKKWEPVIAAVNARPD; encoded by the coding sequence ATGAAGACCAGGCGACTGACCCGGCTTTTGGGGGCGCTGAGTGTTATTCTGAGCCTGTCGGGTGCTGCGGCGCAGACAACGAATTATCCGAACCAGCCGATCCGCATGATCGTGCCCTTCGCACCGGGCGGCGCATCAGATTTTGTCGCGCGAATCATTCAACCGAAACTCAGCGCATTGCTGGGTCAGCAGATTTACATTGAAAACAAAGCTGGCGCTGCCGGCAATATTGGCTTGGACGTTGCGGCACGAGCGCCTGCTGATGGCTATCATCTCTTTCTCGGTAACGTCGGTACGGTTGGAATCAACCCTTACATTTTCAAGGACTTGAACCTCAAACCGCTCGAGAGCTTCACGCCGATTTCGATTCTCGCGGACACACCTTCGCTGCTTGTCGCAAATCCGAATTTTCCGCCGAACAATGTCAAGGAGTTGATCGACTATGTTCGGGCGCGTCCGGGCAAGGTCAACTATGCATCACCGGGCTCCGGCAGCATGGACCGCCTCGAGATGGAACTGTTCCGACAACTGGCCAAACTTGACATGAACCACGTGCCCTACAAGGGTGGGGCTGCTCCGGCCGTCAACGACGTCATTGCCGGCCACGTCGAATTGATGTTCGCCACGATTTCCTCGACGCTGCCGCATGTCAAAGCCGGAAAGCTCAAGGCTTTTACGGTCTCGACACCGCAGCGCGTCGAAGCGCTTGCCGATGTTCCGACAATCATCGAGTCTGGATTCCCGCAGGCTCTCGCGAGTTCATGGCAAGGCCTGCTCGTTCCCGCCGGTACGCCCCAACCTGTCGTCGACAAAATTTATGACGCTGTCGTACAGGTCATGCGGGACGCAGAGGTTAAGAAGCGGTTTGCCGACGTTGGCGTCATCGCGACCTACAGCAAGTCGCCGGAAGACTTCCGGACCTACATCGTGAACGATGCAAAGAAGTGGGAGCCAGTCATCGCAGCGGTGAATGCACGCCCCGATTAA
- a CDS encoding MFS transporter produces MTVLADTNATKRDERRAMSVASGAHALHDGYTDLIYVMLPIWQAEFALSYAAVGLLRGLFTGTMASLQIPAGHLSERYGAAAILAGGTALAGFGYCLAGLSGGFSMLLIALFVGGLGASAQHPIASALVAHAFSGPRSLKALGGYNFAGDIGKMTVPAFASLMLVAMPWRPALIILGAAGFLAALLILLLTPRFTQAITTSAPKTEVATKVPRIRHYAFPTLLSIGIIDSATRMGFLTFLPFILTAKGANLPTIGIALTLVFAGGAVGKLVCAFIGARIGVIGTVFLTEIMTLVLILLILPTSLETALIILPILGIALNGTSSVLYGSVPDLVEPEKRTRAFGIFYTGTIGAGAIAPILYGVVSDATGLTGGVIVVAALVILTLPLAFALRPAFAQLQSPSAD; encoded by the coding sequence ATGACCGTCCTTGCCGATACCAATGCGACCAAGCGCGACGAACGCCGCGCGATGTCGGTCGCATCGGGCGCGCACGCATTGCACGACGGTTACACCGACCTGATCTATGTGATGCTGCCGATTTGGCAGGCCGAATTTGCCCTCTCCTACGCGGCCGTCGGCCTGCTGCGTGGCCTGTTCACCGGCACGATGGCAAGCCTACAAATCCCGGCCGGTCATTTGTCCGAACGCTATGGCGCCGCAGCCATCCTTGCAGGTGGCACGGCTCTGGCTGGTTTTGGCTATTGCCTCGCCGGCTTGAGCGGCGGCTTCAGCATGCTGCTGATCGCACTTTTTGTTGGCGGCCTTGGCGCCAGTGCGCAGCATCCCATTGCTTCGGCGCTGGTGGCACACGCCTTTTCCGGCCCGCGATCGTTGAAGGCCTTGGGCGGGTACAATTTTGCCGGCGATATCGGCAAGATGACCGTGCCCGCCTTCGCATCGCTGATGCTGGTCGCGATGCCGTGGCGTCCTGCACTCATCATCCTTGGCGCAGCCGGTTTTCTCGCTGCCTTGCTGATCCTGCTGCTGACCCCGCGTTTCACGCAAGCGATCACGACATCCGCACCGAAGACTGAAGTCGCAACCAAGGTTCCGCGCATTCGCCACTATGCCTTTCCGACCCTTCTGTCGATCGGTATCATCGACAGCGCCACCCGCATGGGTTTTCTCACATTCCTGCCGTTCATCCTCACCGCGAAAGGCGCGAATCTACCGACCATCGGCATTGCACTCACACTGGTCTTTGCCGGTGGCGCGGTCGGAAAACTGGTTTGCGCCTTTATCGGCGCGCGCATCGGCGTGATCGGGACGGTGTTTCTCACCGAGATCATGACGCTGGTATTGATCCTCCTGATCCTGCCAACCTCTCTGGAGACAGCGCTTATCATTCTGCCGATCCTCGGCATCGCGCTGAACGGTACATCGTCCGTGCTCTATGGCTCGGTGCCGGACCTGGTCGAACCGGAAAAACGAACCCGCGCGTTCGGCATTTTCTACACCGGCACGATTGGGGCGGGCGCGATCGCGCCGATCCTCTACGGTGTTGTCAGCGATGCGACCGGACTGACCGGCGGCGTCATCGTGGTTGCCGCGCTCGTCATTCTGACGTTGCCACTTGCTTTTGCGTTGCGGCCGGCTTTCGCTCAACTCCAGTCGCCGAGCGCGGATTGA
- a CDS encoding MaoC family dehydratase: MIKFFEDLHVGERVLLGSHLFTADDIKTFAAQYDPQRFHVDEEQGRLSPYGALIASGWHTGSIWMRKLVDYHKGEIEAFRERGEQVPALGPSPGFRELKWHKPVFAGDTVTYAIEVVAKRVSQSRPRFGIIETLATGDNQNGARVISFISTTFIERRSTPPE, from the coding sequence ATGATAAAGTTTTTCGAGGATTTGCATGTCGGCGAGCGGGTGCTGCTCGGCTCTCATCTTTTCACGGCGGACGACATCAAGACATTCGCTGCCCAATACGATCCGCAGCGCTTCCACGTTGACGAAGAGCAGGGCAGACTATCGCCTTACGGCGCGCTGATCGCGTCCGGCTGGCACACTGGCTCGATCTGGATGCGTAAACTGGTCGACTATCACAAAGGTGAAATAGAAGCGTTTCGCGAACGCGGCGAGCAAGTTCCCGCCCTTGGTCCCTCTCCCGGTTTTCGCGAATTGAAATGGCATAAACCGGTCTTTGCCGGCGACACGGTGACTTATGCCATCGAGGTGGTCGCCAAACGCGTGTCTCAATCCCGCCCCCGCTTCGGCATCATCGAAACGCTGGCGACCGGCGACAACCAGAATGGTGCGCGGGTGATTTCCTTCATCAGCACGACCTTCATCGAAAGACGCAGCACGCCACCAGAATGA
- a CDS encoding MaoC family dehydratase, with protein MSKLHFEDFIPGQKIEHGPRLVTREEILAFAAQYDPQPMHLDEEAGRNSMLGGLGASGWHTSSMMMRMICDSFLLDSTSLGAGGVEEVKWLKPVRPDDKLTLRTTVLDARRSRSRADMGIVRMQYELFNQHGDRVMLMVVPTMFGTRDSKVPS; from the coding sequence TTGTCCAAGCTCCATTTCGAAGATTTCATCCCCGGACAGAAAATCGAGCATGGTCCAAGGCTCGTAACGCGCGAAGAAATCCTCGCTTTCGCCGCGCAATACGATCCGCAGCCGATGCATCTCGACGAAGAGGCCGGACGGAACTCCATGTTGGGAGGCCTCGGTGCCTCAGGCTGGCATACCAGCAGCATGATGATGCGCATGATCTGCGACAGTTTCTTGCTGGACTCGACCTCGCTGGGCGCCGGCGGCGTCGAGGAGGTGAAATGGCTGAAGCCGGTCCGGCCTGACGACAAACTGACATTGCGCACAACGGTTCTCGACGCGCGCCGCTCGCGGAGCCGCGCGGACATGGGCATCGTGCGCATGCAATATGAATTGTTCAACCAGCATGGCGACCGCGTGATGCTTATGGTGGTTCCGACAATGTTCGGGACGCGCGATTCGAAAGTGCCGTCATGA
- a CDS encoding DUF4282 domain-containing protein, with translation MMNLNDLIQWDRFITPTVIRIFYWMALGAIVLSGLSFLFSAFGLMAVNFFAGVFLLIASILYVCAGIVFVRIVCELVMVVFRINDHLGAIRDQGEKI, from the coding sequence ATGATGAATTTAAACGACCTGATACAATGGGACCGGTTCATCACGCCGACGGTCATCCGGATTTTCTACTGGATGGCGCTGGGAGCGATCGTGCTGTCCGGCCTGTCTTTTCTCTTTTCGGCCTTCGGGTTGATGGCCGTCAATTTCTTCGCCGGCGTCTTCCTGTTGATCGCTTCGATCCTGTATGTCTGCGCCGGCATTGTGTTCGTGCGTATCGTCTGCGAACTTGTGATGGTGGTATTTCGTATCAACGACCATCTCGGTGCGATCCGCGACCAGGGCGAAAAGATATAG
- the ychF gene encoding redox-regulated ATPase YchF, whose translation MGFKCGIVGLPNVGKSTLFNALTETAAAQAANYPFCTIEPNVGEVSVPDPRLDKLAVLAKSEKTVPTRLTFVDIAGLVRGASKGEGLGNQFLANIREVDAIAHVVRCFEDTDITHVEGKIDPIADIETIETELMLADLDSLERRVDALEKKARGNDREAKETLDLVQRALKPLREGKPARVVERKPEEERLFSMLGLMTAKPVLYVCNVEESAAATGNAYSAKVEARAKEEGAVSVVISAKIESEIAVLSKEERVEYLDAVGLKEPGLDRLIRAGYGLLDLVTYFTVGPKEARAWTITRGTKAPQAAGVIHTDFERGFIRAETIAYDDYVALSGEAGARDAGKLRLEGKEYIVNDGDVMHFRFAT comes from the coding sequence ATGGGTTTCAAATGCGGCATCGTCGGATTGCCGAATGTCGGCAAATCGACGCTTTTCAACGCACTGACGGAAACGGCCGCAGCGCAGGCAGCGAATTATCCATTCTGCACCATCGAGCCGAATGTCGGCGAAGTCTCGGTGCCCGATCCACGGCTTGACAAGCTTGCCGTCCTTGCCAAATCGGAAAAGACCGTCCCGACACGGCTGACCTTCGTGGACATTGCCGGTCTCGTGCGCGGCGCATCCAAGGGCGAAGGGCTCGGCAATCAATTTCTGGCCAATATCCGCGAAGTCGATGCCATCGCCCATGTCGTGCGCTGTTTCGAGGACACCGATATCACCCATGTCGAAGGCAAGATCGATCCGATCGCCGATATCGAGACGATCGAAACCGAGTTGATGCTGGCCGATCTCGATAGCCTTGAGCGGCGTGTCGATGCGCTCGAGAAAAAAGCACGCGGCAACGATCGCGAAGCCAAGGAAACGCTCGATCTCGTCCAGCGCGCATTAAAGCCGCTGCGCGAAGGCAAACCGGCACGCGTCGTTGAACGCAAGCCGGAAGAAGAGCGGTTATTCTCGATGCTCGGGCTGATGACCGCAAAGCCGGTGCTCTATGTCTGCAATGTCGAGGAAAGCGCGGCTGCAACCGGCAATGCCTATTCGGCAAAGGTGGAAGCACGCGCCAAGGAGGAAGGCGCGGTATCCGTTGTCATCTCGGCCAAGATCGAATCGGAAATCGCGGTCCTCTCCAAGGAGGAGCGGGTCGAATACCTCGACGCCGTCGGCCTGAAGGAGCCCGGCCTCGACCGGCTGATCCGGGCAGGCTACGGCCTTCTTGATCTCGTCACCTATTTTACCGTCGGCCCGAAAGAAGCGCGCGCCTGGACCATCACGCGCGGCACCAAGGCGCCGCAGGCAGCCGGCGTCATTCACACCGATTTCGAACGCGGCTTCATTCGCGCCGAAACCATCGCCTATGACGACTATGTCGCGCTGTCAGGCGAAGCGGGGGCACGCGATGCCGGCAAACTGCGGCTCGAAGGCAAGGAATATATCGTCAACGATGGCGACGTGATGCATTTCCGATTCGCGACCTGA